A stretch of Brassica napus cultivar Da-Ae chromosome C6, Da-Ae, whole genome shotgun sequence DNA encodes these proteins:
- the LOC106353962 gene encoding uncharacterized protein LOC106353962 isoform X1 has protein sequence MAKDMLERWMLEDEDGDYDDELGLLDVPITERLSHRTDRGAGWRHVQQLMYESDQQCYDILRMNQKNFEALCKMLAERYGLKETHHVYLEESVAMFLETVGQDKTKRDIAARYQRSLDTVQRKLDDVLSAILKFAEDTLRPQEGEFGRVSPVLRNDDRYWPHFRDCVGALDGTHVPVRPPSHNAEAYKGRKQDPTMNVLSICNFDMKFIYAYLGVPGRAHDTKVLTHCARNEASFPHPPPGKYYLVDSGYPTRTGYLGPHRSMRYHLGQFARGGPPVSARELFNRKHSGLQSVIERTFGVRKAKWRILDHKHPKYCLVKWIKLVTATMALHNFIRDSHREDHDFVQWQSDDDGEAEGEEADSDSDEEEDDDDGGGGGHTVYEPTGDRAMEALRKNITDEYGRGRLPY, from the exons ATGGCAAAAGAT ATGCTTGAAAGATGGATGTTGGAAGATGAGGATGGTGATTATGATGATGAACTTGGTTTGCTTGATGTGCCTATTACTGAGAGATTGAGTCATAGAACAGATCGAGGAGCAGGATGGCGACATGTTCAACAACttatgtatgaatctgatcagCAATGTTATGACATTCTTCGAATGAACCAAAAGAATTTTGAAGCTTTGTGCAAGATGCTAGCTGAGCGATATGGATTGAAAGAGACTCACCATGTCTACCTTGAGGAATCTGTGGCGATGTTTCTCGAGACTGTTGGTCAAGATAAGACGAAGCGGGATATTGCTGCAAGGTATCAAAGATCATTGGATACGGTCCAACGGAAGCTTGATGATGTTTTGAGTGCTATTCTGAAGTTTGCGGAGGATACATTAAGACCACAAGAAGGCGAGTTTGGAAGAGTGAGTCCGGTTTTGAGGAATGATGATCGGTATTGGCCTCATTTCAGAGATTGTGTTGGAGCACTCGATGGAACTCATGTGCCGGTTCGCCCTCCAAGTCACAATGCAGAAGCATATAAAGGTAGAAAGCAAGATCCTACAATGAATGTTCTTTCTATATGTAACTTCGACATGAAGTTCATATACGCATATCTCGGTGTACCTGGTAGAGCACATGATACAAAGGTTTTGACTCATTGTGCGAGGAATGAGGCTTCTTTTCCACATCCTCCTCCTGGAAAGTATTATCTAGTTGACTCGGGATATCCGACCAGGACGGGGTATCTTGGTCCGCATCGTAGTATGCGATATCATCTTGGTCAGTTTGCTAGAGGAGGACCACCTGTTAGTGCACGAGAGTTGTTCAACCGAAAGCATTCAGGATTGCAATCGGTGATTGAGAGGACATTTGGAGTACGGAAAGCAAAATGGAGGATTTTGGATCATAAGCATCCAAAGTATTGTCTGGTCAAGTGGATTAAGCTCGTGACAGCGACGATGGCGCTACACAACTTCATACGTGATTCGCATCGGGAAGATCATGATTTTGTACAATGGCAAAGTGATGATGATGGAGAagcagaaggagaagaagctgatAGTGAcagtgatgaagaagaagatgatgatgatggtggtggtggtggacatACTGTATATGAGCCGACTGGTGATAGAGCGATGGAAGCTTTGCGTAAGAACATCACAGATGAATATGGTAGAGGTCGTTTACCGTATTAA
- the LOC106353961 gene encoding uncharacterized protein LOC106353961, with protein MGNGLILASESLGDVTTTLEQYGGTNVGVEWSQNEDGMELGEDDHNWKESDEILEFEDEFQDLTDGEDKIMTQEGATEATEENALVRDTADTEAPAMEKKVAPRKPLFSGNVGVHTKKFTQVLMSPRKCVAPKQTGRKGGGGGGAKKMEDKGPLNPKQLPKP; from the coding sequence ATGGGGAATGGTTTGATACTGGCTAGTGAATCTTTAGGTGATGTAACCACAACTCTAGAACAATATGGAGGAACAAATGTAGGGGTGGAATGGTCTCAAAATGAGGATGGAATGGAATTAGGTGAGGATGATCATAATTGGAAAGAGTCTGATGAGATATTGGAATTTGAGGATGAATTTCAGGATCTTACGGATGGTGAGGATAAGATAATGACTCAGGAGGGAGCTACGGAAGCGACTGAAGAAAATGCGCTTGTCAGAGATACAGCCGACACAGAGGCACCTGCAATGGAGAAGAAAGTTGCTCCCCGTAAACCACTATTTTCAGGGAATGTTGGTGTCCATACAAAGAAGTTTACTCAAGTCCTAATGTCGCCGCGTAAATGTGTAGCTCCCAAGCAGACTGGCCGGAAGGGAGGAGGAGGCGGAGGTGCTAAGAAGATGGAAGACAAGGGtcccttaaaccctaaacaactTCCTAAACCTTAA
- the LOC106353962 gene encoding uncharacterized protein LOC106353962 isoform X2, producing the protein MAKDNWPPEETRFFFQLYAEERKKGNRTSTSMNKIGKQNIIEAFEAKFKKGYDTWPPFKNKYDTSRKRYTKFKKLLQNRTGPGFDDMGRIDMSDDWWNEREKECPGIRKSICKEIANMDLFEEEFRGVVVTGAEGWSAQHGEASLNSRVGGDDGDEADSQPGEETQAFGTETQPQAQTETQRQTQPAAQTHSGSSRAKRKRKEKDLVVEACDKRTAALEVKNRIAERMLERQEASSVENVLEILYALPGVREWSPLYEAAMEHLIDNEGSRRAFITMKTDEAKIKFLELRTKIKRDD; encoded by the exons ATGGCAAAAGAT aaTTGGCCTCCTGAGGAAACCCGGTTTTTTTTCCAACTTTACGCTGAAGAGAGAAAAAAGGGAAATAGAACGAGTACATCTATGAATAAAATAGGGAAACAGAACATCATAGAGGCTTTTGAAGCGAAGTTTAAGAAAGGATATGACACTTGGCCGCCTTTCAAGAACAAATACGACACCAGTAGGAAGAGATACACTAAGTTTAAGAAGTTGCTTCAGAATAGGACAGGGCCTGGGTTTGATGACATGGGAAGGATTGATATGTCAGATGATTGGTGGAATGAACGTGAAAAG GAGTGTCCTGGGATTAGAAAATCCATATGCAAAGAGATTGCTAATATGGATTTGTTTGAAGAAGAATTTCGTGGTGTAGTTGTAACTGGAGCTGAAGGATGGAGCGCTCAACATGGAGAAGCAAGTTTGAATTCTAGAGTGGGTGGAGATGATGGTGATGAAGCTGATTCTCAGCCAGGAGAAGAGACTCAAGCATTTGGGACAGAAACTCAGCCACAAGCTCAGACAGAAACACAACGCCAAACTCAGCCAGCGGCTCAGACTCATTCCGGAAGTTCAAGAGCCAAAAGAAAGCGTAAAGAGAAAGATCTGGTTGTAGAAGCTTGTGACAAACGGACTGCAGCTCTGGAGGTGAAGAATAGGATAGCGGAACGGATGTTGGAGCGTCAAGAAGCCTCTAGTGTTGAGAATGTGTTAGAGATACTGTACGCATTGCCTGGAGTGAGAGAGTGGTCTCCATTATATGAAGCAGCAATGGAACATCTTATAGATAATGAAGGGAGTCGAAGGGCCTTTATAACAATGAAGACGGATGAAGCGAAGATTAAGTTTCTAGAGCTTAGGACTAAGATCAAACGTGATGATTGA